TCCATGATCAGCTCGTCCACCGCGAGGCTCGCTCCGGCGACAATTGCCACGCGCTTGACCGTTGCTCGCTTCTCAGCCCGGAGGATGTTTTCCATCTTCATCGCCTCGACGACGGCGATTGCCTGTCCGGCCTCGACCGTGTCGCCCTCCTTGACGGCGATCAAGGTCACGACGCCTGGCATCGGGCAGAGCAGCATCTTCGACGTGTCCGGCGGCAGCTTCTTCGGCATCAGCCGCGCAAGTTCGGCAACGCGCGGGGTTCTGACGCGCACGATCACGTCGATGCCGCGCCAGCGCAGCCGGATCCCGGTGCCGACGAGATCGACCTTCACGCCCATAGGCCAATTGTCGATGTTGAAGGTGGCAAGCGTGCGGCCGGGCGTCCAGTCGGTCGCGACCGTCACCGCTCTCTCGTCGGCAAAGCGAACGAAGGCGCCATCGGCCGAGGCGCCGGCCGTGACGGCAAAGTGGCGATCACCAAGGCTTGCCACCCAGTCGTGACCAACGACGCGGCGGTGGTTGCCGATCGTGCCCGAGATCTGGCTTGCGCGCTCCTGTAGCGCCTGGTTGATCGCGACCGCGACGGCCGCAAGCTTGCGTGCATCCGCCTCGTCCGGGACGACGCCCTGGAAGCCGTCGGTAAATTCCTCGGCGATATAGGCGGTGGTCAGCCGCCCTTCGCGGAAGCGCCGCTGCTGCATGACCGCGGAAAGGAACGGGAGGTTGTGCCCTATGCCCTCGACCTCGAAATCGTCGAGTGCGCTCGCCATCGCCTCGACGGCCGTGGCGCGATCCGGCCCCCAGGTGCAGAGCTTGGCGATCATCGGGTCGTAATACATCGAGATTTCGCCGCCCTCGAAGACGCCGGTGTCGTTGCGGATGACGGTCCCGTCGTCCCGCCTTCCTTCCTCGGGCGGGCGGTAGCGCGTCAGCCGGCCGATCGAAGGCAGGAAGTTGCGGTAGGGGTCCTCCGCGTAGAGCCGGCTTTCGATCGCCCAGCCGTCGAGCTTCACGTCTTTCTGGCTGAAGGCGAGTTCCTCGCCGGCGGCGACGCGGATCATCTGCTCGACGAGGTCGAGCCCGGTGATGAGTTCCGTCACCGGATGCTCCACCTGCAAACGGGTATTCATCTCGAGGAAGTAGAAGTTGCGTTCGCCGTCGACGATGAATTCGACCGTACCGGCGGAGTGATAGCCGACGGCTTTGGCGAGCGCGACCGCCTGCTCGCCCATGGCGCGCCGCGTCTTCTCGTCGAGGAACGGGGACGGGGCTTCTTCGATGACCTTCTGGTTACGGCGCTGGATCGAGCATTCGCGCTCGCCGAGATAGAGCGTGTTGCCGTGTTTGTCGCCGAGCACCTGGATTTCGATGTGGCGGGGCTCGGTCACGAATTTTTCGATGAAGATGCGGTCGTCGCCGAAGGAGCTTTTCGCCTCGTTCTTTGACGACTGGAAGCCTTCGCGCGCCTCGATGTCGTTCCAGGCGATCCGCATGCCCTTGCCGCCGCCGCCGGCCGACGCCTTGATCATCACCGGATAGCCGATGGCGGTGGAAATCCGGACGGCTTCCTCGGCGTCCTCGATCAGGCCCATATGACCGGGAACGGTCGAAACATCGGCTTCTGCGGCAATCTTCTTCGAGGTGATCTTGTCGCCCATCGCCTGGATGGCACCGACCGGCGGCCCGATGAAGACGATGCCCTCCTTCTCCAGCGCTTCGGCAAAGGCGGCGTTTTCCGAAAGGAAGCCGTAGCCCGGATGCACGGCATCGGCGCCGGTCTTGCGGATCGCGTCGAGGATCTTGTCGATGACAATATAGGACTGGCTGGAGGGCGAGGCGCCGATGTATACCGCTTCATCCGCCATGCGGACATGCATGGCGTCGCGATCGGCATCGGAGTAGACGGCGACGGTCGCAATGCCGAGCCTCTTGGCGGTGCGGATGACGCGGCAGGCGATTTCGCCACGATTGGCGATGAGGATTTTCTTGAACATACGTTTCTCTTTGAATCCTTTCTGTCGCGTCAGCGCCTGAATTTTCGCCGATAGGGCAGAAGCGCAATGGAAGAGGCCGCAACCGCGCCGCCAAAGAGGAGAGCGAAAGGGGCAATCACCATGGCGGCTGCAAGCAGCGGGTTTGCGGAGCGTGCGATGTGGGTGCCGACCGCGCCGATATTGAGCCAGATCAGCGCGCCGGCAGCCGCTGCACCCACGAGCGCGCCGTAAAGTGCGTTCACTGCCATGTAGCGCAGCATCTGCCAGTGATCGCTGCGCGCCGCGTCGGGTGTCATAACGGGGTCCGGGTCCGGCTTCATCGCGTGCCTCGTCAGAGCGGGATCGTGTCGTGCTTGCGCCAGCGCGTTTCCGCCTGCTTGTTGCGGAGCGATGCGAAAGCGCGGGCGATACGGCGGCGCGACGAGTGCGGCATGATCACCTCGTCGATGAAGCCGCGTTCGGCGGCGACGAAGGGATTGGCGAAGCGTTCCTCGTATTCCTTCGTGCGAGCGGCGATCTTTTCCGGATCGCCGAGCTCCGAGCGGTAGAGGATTTCGGTCGCGCCCTTGGCGCCCATGACGGCGATCTCCGCCGTCGGCCAGGCATAGTTGACGTCGGCGCCGATGTGCTTGGAGGCCATGACGTCATAGGCGCCGCCATAGGCCTTGCGGGTAATGAGGGTCACCATCGGTACCGTTGCCTGGCTATAGGCGAAGAGCAGCTTGGCGCCATGCTTGATGACGCCGCCATATTCCTGGCTCGTGCCCGGCAGGAAGCCCGGCACGTCGACGAGCGTCAGGATCGGGATCGAGAAGGCGTCGCAGAAGCGGACGAAGCGGGCGGCCTTGCGCGAGGAATCGATGTCCAGGCAGCCGGCGAGCACCATCGGCTGGTTGGCGACCACACCGACAGTCTGGCCTTCTAGGCGAATGAAGCCGGTGATGATGTTGCGGGCAAAGCTCGCCTGGAGCTCGAAGAAGTCGCCTTCGTCGGCAAGCGCCACGATCAGTTCCTTCATGTCGTAAGGCTTGGCGGCGCTGTCGGGGATCAGGCTGTCAAGACGCATCTCGACGCGCGCCGGGTCGTCGTGAAACGGTCGGACCGGCGGTTTTTCGCGGTTGTTCAGCGGCAGGAAGTCGAAGAGCAGGCGCACGTGTTCGAGCGCCTCGACGTCATTTTCAAAGGCGCCGTCGGCGACCGAGGATTTCGTCGTATGGGTGCGGGCGCCGCCGAGCTCCTCCGCGGTGACGATCTCGTTCGTCACCGTCTTCACCACATCGGGGCCGGTGACGAACATGTAGGAGCTGTCGCGCACCATGAAGATGAAATCGGTCATCGCCGGCGAATAGACCGCGCCGCCGGCGCACGGCCCCATGATCACCGAGATCTGCGGGATGACGCCGGAGACTTCCGCATTGCGGCGGAAAACCTCCGCATAGCCGGCGAGCGAGGCAACGCCCTCCTGGATGCGCGCGCCGCCGGAATCGTTGAGGCCGATCACTGGCGCGCCGTTGCGGGCTGCCATGTCCATGATCTTGCAGATCTTTTCCGCATGGGTCTCGGAAAGCGAGCCGCCGAGCACGGTGAAATCCTGGGAAAAGACATAGACCTGCCGGCCGTTGATCGTGCCCCAGCCAGTGACGACGCCATCGCCGGCAATCTTCTGGTCGGCCATGCCGAAGTCGACGCAG
The genomic region above belongs to Sinorhizobium mexicanum and contains:
- a CDS encoding acetyl-CoA carboxylase biotin carboxylase subunit, which gives rise to MFKKILIANRGEIACRVIRTAKRLGIATVAVYSDADRDAMHVRMADEAVYIGASPSSQSYIVIDKILDAIRKTGADAVHPGYGFLSENAAFAEALEKEGIVFIGPPVGAIQAMGDKITSKKIAAEADVSTVPGHMGLIEDAEEAVRISTAIGYPVMIKASAGGGGKGMRIAWNDIEAREGFQSSKNEAKSSFGDDRIFIEKFVTEPRHIEIQVLGDKHGNTLYLGERECSIQRRNQKVIEEAPSPFLDEKTRRAMGEQAVALAKAVGYHSAGTVEFIVDGERNFYFLEMNTRLQVEHPVTELITGLDLVEQMIRVAAGEELAFSQKDVKLDGWAIESRLYAEDPYRNFLPSIGRLTRYRPPEEGRRDDGTVIRNDTGVFEGGEISMYYDPMIAKLCTWGPDRATAVEAMASALDDFEVEGIGHNLPFLSAVMQQRRFREGRLTTAYIAEEFTDGFQGVVPDEADARKLAAVAVAINQALQERASQISGTIGNHRRVVGHDWVASLGDRHFAVTAGASADGAFVRFADERAVTVATDWTPGRTLATFNIDNWPMGVKVDLVGTGIRLRWRGIDVIVRVRTPRVAELARLMPKKLPPDTSKMLLCPMPGVVTLIAVKEGDTVEAGQAIAVVEAMKMENILRAEKRATVKRVAIVAGASLAVDELIMEFE
- a CDS encoding acyl-CoA carboxylase subunit beta, with protein sequence MRAILEQVEARRAQARAGGGERRVETQHGKGKLTARERIDVLLDEDSFEEYDMYVTHRCVDFGMADQKIAGDGVVTGWGTINGRQVYVFSQDFTVLGGSLSETHAEKICKIMDMAARNGAPVIGLNDSGGARIQEGVASLAGYAEVFRRNAEVSGVIPQISVIMGPCAGGAVYSPAMTDFIFMVRDSSYMFVTGPDVVKTVTNEIVTAEELGGARTHTTKSSVADGAFENDVEALEHVRLLFDFLPLNNREKPPVRPFHDDPARVEMRLDSLIPDSAAKPYDMKELIVALADEGDFFELQASFARNIITGFIRLEGQTVGVVANQPMVLAGCLDIDSSRKAARFVRFCDAFSIPILTLVDVPGFLPGTSQEYGGVIKHGAKLLFAYSQATVPMVTLITRKAYGGAYDVMASKHIGADVNYAWPTAEIAVMGAKGATEILYRSELGDPEKIAARTKEYEERFANPFVAAERGFIDEVIMPHSSRRRIARAFASLRNKQAETRWRKHDTIPL